The following proteins are encoded in a genomic region of Papaver somniferum cultivar HN1 unplaced genomic scaffold, ASM357369v1 unplaced-scaffold_10, whole genome shotgun sequence:
- the LOC113326794 gene encoding F-box protein At5g07610-like has protein sequence MLRQLHLMTLTIQPYISNRRWSRYNRTYYINNPSTKHSKVIPKPHSARNGLFVVCSMSLAFNPFKSPHYKVVCVCGNSSNQYQIHILDSKTDSWKISAGDPLTASHDTFSRPGVFWNGSLHWISASEFSSWIIKSNSFVYFDIERELVKELPVPPLPDNDDWVARKMGYFGEYNGRLHLVPIYNQSSTFFDILEMDIEYRF, from the exons ATGTTAAGACAACTTCACCTGATGACTTTGACGATCCAACCTTATATAAG TAACCGTAGATGGAGTCGATATAACCGGACGTATTACATCAACAATCCCTCCACAAAACACAGTAAAGTAATTCCAAAACCTCATTctgcaagaaatggtttgtttgTTGTGTGTAGTATGAGCTTAGCTTTCAACCCATTCAAATCACCCCATTACAAAGTTGTCTGTGTTTGCGGAAATAGTTCAAACCAATACCAAAttcatattttggattcaaaGACAGACTCTTGGAAGATATCTGCTGGTGATCCCCTCACCGCATCTCATGATACATTTTCCAGgccgggtgtgttttggaatggCTCGTTGCATTGGATTAGCGCAAGCGAGTTTAGCAGTTGGATTATCAAGAGTAACTCTTTTGTTTATTTCGATATCGAGCGAGAACTAGTAAAGGAACTCCCAGTGCCACCATTGCCCGATAATGATGATTGGGTTGCAAGGAAGATGGGATATTTTGGCGAATACAATGGCCGTTTGCACCTTGTACCAATTTACAATCAGAGCTCCACATTCTTCGACATACTGGAAATGGACATTGAGTATAGGTTCTAG